One window from the genome of Cricetulus griseus strain 17A/GY chromosome 2, alternate assembly CriGri-PICRH-1.0, whole genome shotgun sequence encodes:
- the Gpr55 gene encoding G-protein coupled receptor 55, whose amino-acid sequence MSRPYASDNCSFDDVDKLMSTLQLAVHIPTFLLGLVLNLLAIRGFSTFLKKKQLEYIATSIYMINLAVFDLLLVLSLPFKMALPQVESPPQVFCTLVECLYFISMYGSIFTICFISVDRFLAIQYPLLVNHLRSPRKAFGICCSLWILVWVGSIPIYTFHREVEKYKCFHNMSDGTWSAKVFFPLEIFGFLLPMGIMGFCSYRIIHILLRCRNPVQQRACIWTIATNLVIFVVSFLPVHLGFFLQFLVRNGFIVECRAKQNISLFLQLSLCFSNINCCLDVFCYYFVIKEFRMGIKGPQASTVELVRQDTMISRGYGEVPLSKEGDPSPEFS is encoded by the coding sequence ATGAGCCGTCCCTACGCAAGTGACAACTGTTCGTTCGATGACGTGGATAAGCTGATGAGTACCTTGCAGCTGGCAGTCCACATCCCCACCTTCCTCCTTGGCCTGGTCCTTAATCTCTTGGCGATCCGAGGCTTCAGTACCTTCCTTAAGAAGAAACAGCTAGAATACATTGCCACTTCCATCTACATGATTAACTTGGCTGTCTTCGACTTGCTGCTTGTGCTCTCGCTCCCATTCAAGATGGCCCTGCCGCAAGTGGAGTCGCCCCCACAAGTCTTCTGCACTCTGGTGGAGTGCCTCTACTTCATCAGTATGTACGGGAGCATCTTCACCATCTGTTTCATCAGCGTGGACCGCTTCCTAGCCATCCAGTACCCACTCCTGGTCAACCACCTCCGGTCCCCCAGGAAAGCCTTTGGGATCTGCTGCAGCCTCTGGATCCTGGTATGGGTTGGAAGCATCCCCATCTATACTTTCCACAGGGAAGTGGAGAAATACAAGTGTTTCCACAACATGTCTGATGGCACCTGGAGTGCCAAGGTCTTCTTCCCCCTGGAGATCTTTGGCTTCCTCCTTCCCATGGGCATCATGGGCTTTTGTTCCTATAGGATCATTCACATTCTGCTGCGCTGTCGGAACCCGGTCCAACAGAGAGCCTGCATCTGGACCATCGCTACCAATCTTGTCATCTTCGTGGTCTCCTTTCTCCCAGTGCACTTGGGTTTCTTCCTGCAGTTCCTGGTGAGGAACGGCTTTATCGTGGAGTGCAGAGCTAAGCAGAACATCAGCTTGTTCCTGCAATTGTCCCTGTGTTTCTCCAACATCAACTGCTGCCTTGATGTTTTCTGCTATTACTTTGTCATCAAAGAATTCCGCATGGGCATCAAGGGCCCCCAGGCTTCCACAGTCGAGC